In Candidatus Hydrogenedentota bacterium, a genomic segment contains:
- a CDS encoding TolC family protein — protein MAPRFIYKGACAAGILAAVSGCATVEYRPSRAMPEISVQSAAGSIEHVTPPALPAEESATNAPAQTETQTQPLSLTVEGALVLALQHNQNLSVQEVNPALQHTFVSEQRSVFDPVLVGSYTRTEDRLTRDFQVQTPLSVPDITGTGTQTVNILAPIETKAKTMTEAGSVGVTQHLPTGMDISLTYDRTDTELRNSTNNPNLVFSRDTDSDERNLNLSITQQLLRGGGLGVNLASLRQAKLDTLASDYELRGFTEDLVSQVEQTYWDCILAQRQIKIYEESLALAQAQADEVEERIRLGKLPEVERAGAVSEVAQRKSSLIDAHSTYDTLRLSLLRLVNPNNDSLRPVDLNLQSDPITPQIGLSGVDFSIQLAQRMRPDLNQARLQIKRDDLEVVKTKNGLLPQLDLFLNISKNLSETNYAASFEGPSQDEDDDRYTTQVGAQFSYPLGNRAARARDTRSDLSRTRNMRALANMTQLVEQDVRAAYIEVGRAWEQIPATTATRELQEQTMQAEVEKFRLGRSTVLLVTQAQRDLLTAQIGEVQARTAYLKSIVNLYRLEGSLLERRGIRCPGRDPVALEESPSSLAAHYAKDENG, from the coding sequence GTGGCGCCCCGATTCATCTACAAAGGTGCTTGCGCGGCGGGAATTCTGGCCGCAGTGAGCGGTTGCGCAACCGTAGAGTACCGCCCATCACGCGCGATGCCGGAGATTTCCGTCCAATCCGCGGCTGGGTCCATAGAACACGTAACGCCGCCTGCACTGCCAGCTGAAGAGTCCGCGACAAACGCGCCCGCTCAGACTGAAACACAGACACAGCCCCTTTCGTTAACGGTGGAGGGGGCGCTGGTGCTGGCGCTTCAACACAATCAAAACCTCTCCGTTCAGGAAGTGAATCCTGCCCTGCAACACACGTTTGTGTCCGAACAGCGCTCGGTGTTCGACCCGGTTCTGGTCGGCAGCTACACGCGGACCGAAGATCGCCTCACGCGCGACTTTCAAGTTCAGACGCCTCTATCCGTACCGGATATCACGGGAACGGGCACTCAAACTGTAAATATCCTCGCGCCGATCGAAACAAAGGCGAAAACCATGACCGAAGCGGGAAGCGTGGGCGTTACGCAGCATCTTCCGACAGGCATGGACATTAGTCTGACGTACGACCGCACGGATACGGAGTTGCGCAATTCCACCAACAATCCCAATCTCGTGTTTTCGAGAGATACAGACAGTGACGAGCGCAATCTCAACCTGTCTATCACGCAGCAATTGCTTCGCGGCGGTGGGCTGGGCGTTAATCTCGCATCGCTTCGACAAGCCAAGCTCGATACGCTTGCCTCGGACTATGAGTTGCGCGGATTCACAGAGGACTTGGTGTCCCAAGTTGAACAAACGTATTGGGACTGCATCCTCGCACAGCGTCAGATCAAGATCTACGAAGAGTCGCTGGCGTTGGCGCAGGCGCAGGCCGATGAAGTGGAAGAGCGGATTCGGCTTGGAAAACTGCCGGAAGTCGAGCGCGCGGGTGCGGTATCGGAAGTTGCCCAGCGCAAGAGTTCGTTGATTGACGCCCATAGCACCTATGACACGCTGCGTTTATCGCTGTTGCGATTGGTGAATCCCAACAACGATTCGCTGCGCCCAGTCGATCTGAATCTGCAGAGCGATCCGATTACACCTCAAATTGGACTCAGCGGCGTGGACTTTTCCATCCAGTTGGCGCAACGAATGCGCCCGGACCTGAATCAAGCGCGTCTGCAGATTAAGCGCGACGATCTGGAAGTAGTCAAGACAAAGAACGGACTACTGCCTCAACTCGACCTCTTTCTCAACATTTCCAAGAATCTCAGCGAAACAAATTACGCAGCGTCGTTCGAGGGACCTTCCCAGGATGAAGATGACGATCGTTATACGACGCAGGTTGGCGCACAGTTCAGTTATCCGCTGGGTAATCGCGCCGCGCGCGCGCGCGACACACGTTCCGACCTTTCGCGCACGCGGAACATGCGCGCGTTGGCGAATATGACTCAGCTCGTGGAACAAGACGTACGGGCAGCCTACATCGAAGTCGGGCGCGCGTGGGAGCAGATTCCGGCAACCACGGCCACGCGTGAATTGCAGGAGCAAACGATGCAGGCTGAGGTTGAGAAGTTCCGTTTGGGCAGGTCTACTGTGTTGCTGGTCACGCAAGCCCAGCGGGATTTGCTGACAGCCCAGATTGGCGAAGTCCAGGCACGAACCGCCTATCTCAAGTCCATTGTGAACCTCTATCGCTTGGAAGGATCGTTGTTGGAGCGGCGCGGCATCCGATGCCCTGGCCGCGATCCCGTGGCGCTTGAAGAGAGCCCATCCTCGCTGGCCGCGCACTATGCAAAGGACGAAAATGGATAG
- a CDS encoding ABC transporter permease has product MYFMVLLKVAVYSLFANKLRSFLAVLGVIIGVGAVIAMLAIAAGAKAQVLTTISAMGTNLLVVRPAQHGSGGVMTGTQQNLTVEDAQAILAEVPNVLRVAPVVQGRGQLKYYNKNTATSVIGSSVTYIPLRNFEIERGRLFTDAEEERMAKVTIMGPVVAQNLFGEDDPVGATIKLNGINFHVIGITKSKGDQGWFNPDDNIVIPYTTAMKQLFGMDYLREIDIQCVAGADLMKVQDDVTALIRKRHRILPEMPPDIEIRNQADLLSTASAVTQTFTVLLGAVASISLLVGGIGIMNIMLVTVTERTREIGIRKAIGAKDRDILRQFLFEAILMSGLGGVIGVAAGVGAAVMVSRLTTFTTVLQMQSIVMAMLFATAVGVFFGYYPARRAAKLNPIDALRYE; this is encoded by the coding sequence GTGTATTTCATGGTCTTGCTGAAAGTCGCCGTTTACAGTCTATTCGCAAACAAACTGCGTTCTTTTCTTGCGGTGTTAGGCGTGATCATCGGTGTCGGCGCGGTCATCGCCATGCTGGCGATTGCTGCAGGCGCGAAAGCACAGGTTCTGACAACTATCAGCGCGATGGGAACGAATCTCCTGGTTGTGCGCCCCGCGCAACACGGAAGCGGTGGCGTCATGACGGGCACCCAGCAAAACCTGACCGTAGAAGACGCCCAGGCCATTCTGGCCGAAGTCCCCAATGTGTTGCGTGTTGCGCCGGTCGTGCAAGGACGTGGCCAGCTCAAGTACTACAACAAGAACACCGCCACCTCGGTTATCGGCTCGTCAGTAACATATATCCCACTTCGAAATTTCGAGATCGAACGGGGACGTCTCTTTACGGACGCAGAAGAGGAACGGATGGCGAAAGTGACGATTATGGGTCCGGTCGTGGCGCAAAACCTCTTTGGCGAAGACGATCCTGTAGGTGCGACGATTAAACTCAACGGAATCAACTTTCATGTCATCGGCATAACCAAATCCAAGGGAGATCAAGGCTGGTTCAATCCCGACGACAACATTGTTATCCCCTACACCACCGCGATGAAACAGCTATTCGGCATGGATTATTTGCGCGAGATTGATATTCAATGCGTCGCAGGGGCTGACTTGATGAAGGTTCAGGACGACGTGACTGCCCTGATTCGGAAACGTCACCGCATCCTTCCGGAAATGCCGCCAGACATCGAGATCCGCAATCAGGCCGATCTGCTCTCCACGGCTTCCGCCGTAACACAAACGTTCACGGTTTTGCTCGGTGCTGTCGCCAGCATTTCATTGCTGGTCGGCGGCATCGGCATTATGAATATCATGCTCGTGACGGTGACCGAGCGTACGCGCGAGATTGGTATACGAAAGGCCATTGGAGCCAAGGACCGCGACATTTTGCGGCAGTTCCTTTTTGAGGCCATCTTGATGAGCGGCCTTGGCGGCGTCATCGGTGTGGCCGCCGGAGTGGGCGCAGCCGTCATGGTATCGCGATTGACAACGTTCACCACGGTGCTGCAGATGCAGAGCATCGTCATGGCGATGCTGTTCGCGACAGCCGTCGGTGTCTTTTTTGGATATTACCCTGCGCGACGCGCCGCCAAACTGAATCCTATTGACGCGTTGCGATACGAGTAG
- a CDS encoding ABC transporter ATP-binding protein, with protein sequence MIEVQEVCKTYVLGGATVNALDHVSMRVNDGEMVAITGPSGSGKSTLMHILGCLDTPDAGTYVLAGENVAGLSRDRLAEIRNQHIGFVFQTFNLLPRLSALENVELPLLYSRRQDARKLAAQALEVVGLQDRMYHEPNQMSGGQRQRVAVARAIVSNPSMILADEPTGNLDSKTGQEILSLFKSLNASGRTIIVVTHDANVADHCERSVRILDGRIVES encoded by the coding sequence GTGATTGAAGTCCAGGAGGTCTGCAAGACCTACGTGCTCGGCGGAGCGACCGTCAATGCGCTGGATCATGTCTCAATGCGTGTAAACGACGGCGAGATGGTCGCTATCACGGGTCCGTCCGGCAGCGGTAAGTCAACGTTAATGCATATCCTCGGATGCCTCGATACGCCCGACGCAGGAACGTATGTGCTCGCCGGGGAAAACGTGGCGGGATTGTCGCGCGATCGGCTGGCCGAAATCCGTAACCAACATATCGGTTTCGTTTTTCAAACGTTCAACCTGCTTCCCCGTCTTTCGGCCCTCGAGAATGTCGAGCTGCCCCTGTTGTATTCACGGCGGCAAGATGCCAGGAAACTCGCTGCGCAGGCGCTTGAAGTGGTGGGGCTTCAAGACCGCATGTATCACGAACCCAATCAGATGTCTGGCGGTCAGCGCCAACGCGTCGCCGTTGCGAGGGCAATTGTCTCAAACCCGTCTATGATTTTGGCCGATGAACCCACGGGGAACTTGGACTCCAAGACGGGCCAGGAGATTCTGTCCCTGTTCAAGAGCCTGAATGCGTCTGGCCGAACAATCATTGTCGTGACGCACGACGCAAACGTTGCCGATCATTGCGAGCGTTCCGTGCGCATCCTGGACGGACGCATCGTGGAAAGCTGA
- a CDS encoding efflux RND transporter periplasmic adaptor subunit: MSWQKAIKVLITIALLVGAGIWGFKWWKGEDKTPEAEASTLKTAQVTRGHIRQVVSSPGSVVSNLDVEIKCRASGEVIKLPFDLSDPVKKGDLLLELDPVDQERLVQQSQASLSASEARLAQAKSSLAAAEQALIADRQKASAAVQAAEVRARDAAAKAEREAQLLEKKYSSQEGVETAQTTAAQAKQELQTAKAQLESLKAQELSLETSRQQIKLAEAQVESDKIALSLANRQLGYTKVFSPIDGVVAKRTAQIGQIISSGISNVGGGTTVLTLSDLSRIFILTSVDEADIGQIKIGQEAEVTADSFQGVKFKGRVDRIATNGLNVQNVVTFEVRVEVLGDNKSLLKPMMTTTVDILIADKQDILVVPVEAVDQKGGAHVELAKSDGTPGERKQIEVGIHDKDNLEVVSGLSEGDSVIVRSLEEDSRWRAENGGAQNDARRRMMMMRTIGGGGRR; the protein is encoded by the coding sequence ATGAGTTGGCAGAAGGCGATTAAGGTACTGATTACGATAGCCTTGTTGGTGGGAGCCGGTATCTGGGGCTTCAAGTGGTGGAAGGGGGAAGACAAGACACCGGAGGCCGAAGCATCGACCTTAAAGACGGCTCAAGTGACCCGCGGACACATTCGCCAGGTCGTTTCATCTCCCGGGTCGGTCGTTTCCAACCTCGACGTCGAGATCAAGTGCCGCGCGAGCGGAGAAGTAATCAAACTGCCGTTTGACCTGAGCGATCCGGTGAAAAAGGGCGATCTACTACTTGAACTGGACCCCGTCGATCAGGAACGTCTGGTCCAGCAGTCACAGGCCTCGTTGTCTGCATCGGAAGCACGCTTGGCGCAGGCCAAATCGTCGTTGGCGGCGGCGGAACAAGCATTGATTGCCGACAGGCAAAAAGCTTCGGCGGCCGTTCAGGCTGCAGAAGTGCGTGCGCGCGACGCGGCCGCAAAGGCCGAGCGCGAGGCGCAATTGCTGGAAAAGAAGTACTCCAGCCAAGAGGGCGTGGAGACTGCGCAGACGACGGCAGCGCAAGCGAAGCAAGAACTACAGACTGCCAAGGCGCAATTGGAGTCACTCAAAGCACAAGAACTGAGTCTGGAAACGAGCAGGCAACAGATCAAGCTCGCCGAAGCCCAAGTTGAATCGGACAAGATCGCCTTGTCGCTTGCCAATCGGCAACTTGGATACACCAAGGTGTTCTCGCCCATCGACGGCGTTGTGGCAAAGCGTACGGCTCAGATCGGGCAGATCATTTCGTCGGGGATCAGCAATGTCGGCGGCGGCACGACGGTCCTGACGCTTTCCGATCTCTCGCGCATTTTCATCCTAACGTCCGTGGATGAAGCAGATATCGGCCAAATCAAGATCGGCCAAGAAGCCGAAGTTACGGCGGATTCGTTTCAAGGCGTCAAGTTCAAGGGAAGGGTGGATAGAATTGCCACCAACGGCTTGAATGTGCAGAACGTAGTCACGTTTGAAGTTCGCGTCGAAGTGCTGGGAGATAACAAGTCGCTTCTAAAACCGATGATGACAACGACCGTGGACATCCTCATCGCGGACAAGCAGGATATCCTTGTCGTGCCGGTCGAGGCCGTTGACCAAAAGGGCGGAGCGCATGTGGAGCTTGCGAAATCGGACGGAACGCCCGGCGAGCGCAAACAGATCGAAGTAGGCATTCACGACAAAGATAATCTGGAAGTCGTAAGCGGGCTGTCGGAAGGCGACAGCGTCATTGTACGCAGCCTGGAAGAAGACAGCCGTTGGCGCGCAGAAAACGGCGGAGCACAGAACGATGCGCGCCGGCGCATGATGATGATGCGAACCATCGGCGGAGGTGGCCGCCGGTGA
- a CDS encoding MFS transporter, protein MSSELNKTHPHWSVRALRALRYRDFRLFFVGQTISLVGTWMQIIAMSWLVYRLTNSPFMLGLVGFCGQIPSMFVAPFAGVLADRWERRKILVATQTLSMIQALAIASLVLTGWISVWQLIPLSVFLGCINAFDIPARQSLFVEMVEDRNDLGNAIALNSSMVNGARLIGPSVAGILIAIVGEGVCFLINGISFLAVIGALLAMRPSPRRHVTEHPPVLASLKEGFTYAFGFSPVRSVLLLLALVSVVGVPYSVLMPIFAEKILHGGPHTLGFLMGTAGFGALAGAIYLASRPTVHGLGRILVMAVTLFGVGLVAFSFSTNVWVSMLLLLTTGFGMLIGLAGCNTILQTIVDDDKRGRIMSFYTMAFMGMTPWGNLLAGGLASRFGAPLTVRMGGIACILGALIFATRLPRIRELVRPIYASKNILPTPESDG, encoded by the coding sequence ATGTCTTCCGAACTGAACAAGACTCATCCTCATTGGAGTGTTCGAGCCCTTCGAGCGCTCCGGTATCGAGATTTTCGACTTTTTTTTGTTGGCCAGACCATCTCACTAGTCGGTACCTGGATGCAGATTATTGCGATGAGCTGGCTCGTGTACAGGTTGACCAATTCGCCTTTCATGCTTGGGCTGGTCGGGTTCTGCGGCCAGATTCCTTCCATGTTTGTCGCGCCGTTTGCGGGTGTATTGGCCGACCGATGGGAACGCCGGAAGATTCTCGTGGCCACGCAGACACTGTCTATGATCCAGGCGCTGGCGATCGCTTCCCTGGTGCTGACCGGCTGGATTTCGGTCTGGCAATTGATCCCGCTGAGTGTCTTCCTCGGTTGCATAAATGCCTTTGACATTCCCGCCCGCCAGTCTCTGTTCGTCGAGATGGTCGAAGATCGAAACGACTTGGGAAACGCCATCGCTTTGAATTCCTCCATGGTGAACGGAGCCCGGCTCATCGGTCCTTCCGTTGCCGGCATTCTTATCGCCATCGTGGGGGAGGGGGTATGTTTCCTTATCAATGGAATCAGCTTTCTTGCCGTCATCGGGGCACTGCTTGCCATGCGTCCGTCGCCCCGAAGACACGTAACCGAGCATCCCCCGGTATTGGCAAGTCTCAAGGAAGGATTCACGTACGCATTCGGTTTCTCGCCGGTGCGCTCGGTGCTGCTCCTGCTGGCGCTCGTCAGTGTCGTGGGGGTGCCTTACTCGGTACTCATGCCCATATTTGCAGAGAAGATTCTCCACGGTGGTCCCCACACACTGGGCTTTCTAATGGGAACCGCCGGTTTTGGAGCGCTGGCTGGCGCCATCTATCTGGCATCGCGTCCGACCGTTCACGGGCTGGGGCGCATACTCGTTATGGCGGTGACGCTGTTTGGCGTGGGACTGGTCGCCTTTTCCTTCTCGACAAACGTGTGGGTGTCCATGTTGCTGCTGTTGACGACTGGATTTGGAATGCTCATTGGCCTTGCGGGCTGCAATACCATTCTCCAGACCATCGTGGATGACGACAAGCGAGGCCGAATCATGAGCTTCTACACGATGGCCTTTATGGGGATGACCCCTTGGGGGAACCTGCTGGCTGGCGGGCTCGCGAGCCGTTTTGGAGCGCCGCTCACGGTGCGCATGGGGGGAATCGCTTGTATCCTGGGGGCGCTGATCTTTGCCACGCGCCTGCCCCGCATCCGCGAATTGGTGCGGCCTATATACGCCAGCAAGAACATTCTGCCGACGCCCGAAAGTGATGGGTAG
- a CDS encoding ABC transporter ATP-binding protein/permease, with product MMLINRGAGFVLPFSTEIVVKDLSKGRGEMLVPVGIAVAIATVVQAVTAFANSQIIGVAAQRAIADMRLRVQKHITRLPVRYFDQTQTGILISRIMTDAEGIRNLVGTGILQLVGGTLTAIVAFAVLVYTNWLLTVLILVALGFFGAYMAYIFSTLRPVFRERGHINADVTGRLSETLGGIRIVKAYTAERRENLVFAKGVHRLFRNIAKSMTGVSASTAISTVVVGAVSLIMIVIGGHAFINHTMSAEELTRYIVFTALLAAPVVQIASISTQLSDAFAGLDRIHEIMTMATESEEDEQREPIESMKGDVTFEDVGFEYVADTPVLHNISFHAPAGSTTALVGSSGSGKSTLISLVMAFNRPNKGRLLIDGRDLETLRLHDYREHLGIVMQDNFLFDGTILDNIRFSKPNASVEEVLEVSKIAHCDEFVSGFENKYDTIVGERGVRLSGGQRQRIAIARAILANPSILILDEATSSLDSESEALIQDGLRALRRGRTTFVIAHRLSTIRSADQILVLEEGRIVERGNHEELMTLDGRYRQLYDKQYRIEADRFINPGEDFTSSLPDTAYKT from the coding sequence ATGATGCTCATCAATCGTGGAGCGGGATTCGTTCTCCCTTTCTCCACGGAGATTGTGGTCAAGGACCTTTCAAAGGGCCGAGGCGAAATGCTCGTGCCAGTGGGAATCGCGGTCGCCATCGCCACAGTTGTACAGGCCGTCACCGCATTCGCCAACTCGCAGATCATCGGCGTGGCCGCACAACGCGCCATTGCGGACATGCGTCTCCGAGTGCAGAAGCACATCACGCGGCTCCCGGTTCGTTACTTCGATCAAACCCAAACGGGCATTCTCATCTCGCGCATCATGACGGACGCGGAAGGCATCCGGAACCTTGTAGGGACAGGAATCCTGCAGCTCGTCGGCGGGACCTTGACGGCAATCGTGGCATTTGCGGTCCTTGTTTACACCAATTGGCTGCTTACGGTGCTCATCCTTGTTGCGCTGGGTTTCTTCGGTGCGTACATGGCGTATATCTTCTCGACCCTGCGTCCGGTGTTTCGGGAGCGCGGACACATCAACGCGGATGTCACAGGCCGTCTGTCCGAGACATTGGGCGGCATCCGAATCGTCAAAGCGTACACGGCGGAGCGCCGCGAGAATCTCGTGTTTGCAAAGGGAGTCCACCGGCTGTTTCGCAACATTGCCAAGTCGATGACGGGTGTCTCGGCCAGCACGGCCATTTCCACGGTCGTAGTTGGAGCCGTGAGCCTCATCATGATCGTCATCGGCGGCCACGCTTTCATTAATCACACCATGAGCGCCGAGGAACTGACGCGCTACATTGTGTTCACAGCGCTGCTTGCGGCGCCCGTAGTACAAATCGCCTCCATCTCGACACAATTGAGCGACGCCTTCGCGGGACTCGACCGTATTCATGAGATCATGACCATGGCGACCGAAAGCGAGGAAGACGAACAACGAGAGCCGATTGAATCCATGAAGGGGGATGTGACCTTCGAGGATGTTGGATTCGAGTACGTGGCCGACACGCCGGTCTTGCACAACATCTCCTTTCATGCCCCCGCAGGATCGACCACGGCGCTGGTGGGCTCCAGTGGTTCGGGCAAGAGCACCTTGATCTCTTTGGTCATGGCATTCAACAGACCCAACAAGGGGCGTCTCCTCATCGATGGGCGCGATCTGGAGACCTTGCGCCTGCACGACTACCGGGAGCACCTCGGAATCGTCATGCAGGACAACTTCCTGTTCGATGGCACGATTCTCGACAACATCCGTTTCTCGAAACCGAACGCCTCGGTGGAGGAAGTCCTCGAAGTCAGCAAAATTGCCCATTGCGACGAGTTTGTAAGTGGTTTCGAAAACAAGTACGACACCATCGTCGGCGAACGCGGGGTACGGCTCTCCGGCGGTCAGCGTCAGCGTATTGCCATCGCGCGCGCCATACTCGCGAACCCATCCATTTTGATTCTGGATGAAGCGACATCAAGCCTGGATAGCGAGAGCGAAGCGCTGATTCAGGACGGTCTTCGCGCCTTGCGCCGGGGCCGCACGACGTTCGTGATTGCCCACAGGCTATCGACGATTCGAAGCGCGGACCAGATCCTTGTGCTGGAAGAAGGCCGTATCGTAGAGCGCGGCAATCACGAAGAACTCATGACACTGGACGGCCGTTACAGGCAACTCTACGATAAGCAGTATCGAATTGAGGCGGATCGATTCATCAATCCCGGCGAAGACTTCACGTCCAGTCTGCCGGATACCGCGTATAAGACGTGA
- the lpdA gene encoding dihydrolipoyl dehydrogenase — protein MSEQSNGKQVVVIGGGPGGYAAAFMAADLGLDVTIIDLEPNPGGVCLYRGCIPSKALLHCAKIINDAEEAEHWGIKFGKPKIDLDKMREGKNSVVAKMTGGLGQLCKARRIQYVQGRANFEESRLVKVTSESGKEQMIKTDYTILAAGSRPATIPDLLIESERVMNSTSALQIPEIPKSLLVIGGGYIGLEIGSVYAALGTKVTVVEMTDGLLPGADRDLVNILAKRMSTIFHKILLQTKVKGLSEDADGIVVTLEDAQGKSRKEKFDRVLVSIGRRPNSSGLGLNNTGVTVNSKGFVEVDLQRRTSDPHIFAIGDIAGEPMLAHKASHEGRIAAEVIAGNNVAFEPRAIPAVVFTDPELAWCGLTEAQATAEGREVEIARFPWGASGRASTLNRSDGLTKLITDPTSGQVLGVGIVGPGAGELISQGVLAIEMGATASDVGLSIHPHPTLSETIMETADLIFGHGTHIYKPKK, from the coding sequence ATGAGCGAGCAGTCGAATGGCAAGCAAGTAGTCGTAATTGGTGGAGGACCCGGCGGCTATGCGGCCGCATTCATGGCGGCCGATCTGGGACTGGACGTAACCATAATCGACCTGGAACCCAATCCCGGTGGAGTCTGCCTATATCGTGGTTGCATTCCATCGAAGGCATTGCTCCACTGCGCCAAGATTATCAACGATGCCGAAGAAGCCGAGCATTGGGGCATCAAATTCGGCAAACCCAAAATCGATCTGGACAAGATGCGTGAAGGCAAGAACTCGGTCGTTGCCAAGATGACGGGCGGGCTGGGGCAGCTCTGCAAAGCGCGCAGGATCCAGTATGTGCAGGGCCGCGCCAATTTCGAAGAATCCCGCCTCGTCAAAGTGACGAGTGAATCGGGCAAAGAACAGATGATCAAGACCGACTACACGATTCTGGCCGCAGGTTCGCGCCCAGCCACGATCCCCGACCTATTAATCGAATCCGAGCGAGTGATGAATTCCACTTCGGCACTGCAGATTCCGGAGATTCCGAAATCGCTGCTCGTGATTGGAGGCGGATACATTGGACTCGAAATCGGGTCGGTGTACGCGGCACTGGGCACTAAAGTGACGGTCGTCGAGATGACCGATGGTTTGCTGCCCGGCGCGGATCGCGACTTGGTAAACATCCTTGCAAAGCGAATGAGCACGATATTCCACAAGATTCTATTGCAGACGAAGGTCAAGGGCCTCTCGGAAGACGCAGATGGGATCGTTGTCACCCTGGAGGATGCGCAGGGCAAGTCGCGCAAAGAGAAGTTTGACCGCGTCTTGGTAAGTATCGGCCGCCGTCCCAATTCGAGCGGACTCGGCTTGAACAACACGGGTGTGACGGTGAACAGCAAAGGGTTCGTTGAAGTGGACCTTCAGCGAAGGACGTCGGACCCGCATATTTTCGCGATCGGCGACATCGCAGGCGAACCCATGCTGGCGCATAAGGCCTCGCATGAGGGTCGCATCGCGGCGGAAGTCATTGCAGGAAACAACGTGGCCTTTGAGCCGCGCGCCATTCCCGCAGTCGTGTTCACCGATCCCGAGCTGGCGTGGTGCGGACTGACGGAAGCGCAAGCCACGGCAGAAGGACGCGAAGTGGAAATCGCGCGCTTCCCGTGGGGCGCGTCGGGCCGTGCGTCGACGTTGAATCGCAGCGACGGCCTCACCAAGCTGATCACCGATCCCACTTCCGGCCAGGTGCTTGGCGTGGGCATTGTGGGTCCCGGCGCTGGTGAGCTTATCTCGCAGGGTGTGCTGGCCATCGAAATGGGCGCGACTGCGTCTGACGTGGGTCTTTCCATTCACCCGCATCCGACGCTGAGCGAGACAATCATGGAAACCGCCGACCTCATCTTTGGTCACGGTACGCATATTTATAAGCCCAAGAAGTAG
- a CDS encoding 2-oxo acid dehydrogenase subunit E2: protein MPTEFKLPVLAENVDKVTVTKVFVAVGDTVAKDQTVLEIETDKAAAEVPSSVSGTVTEIRAKEGATLRVGDVVLVVKEDGAVKAAAPAVSAPVKPEPAPAAKRAPSPAPAPKVAAPAQKVSVVPAAPAPSQEVAAEEPAAQVEEGAEARIIRGGGVPVPASPSVRRLAREIGVDINQVPGSGPEGRVSLEDVKAFARLVNTDVRGVSPRMAAGSVPLPDFTRWGDIERQAMNSVRRRTAENMASAWVTIPHVTQFDKVDITQIEQLRKQYGKRSEAAGAKLTVTAIIVKVLATALKKFPQFNSSVDMENNEIVFKKYVNIGVAVDTDRGLLVPVIHNVDQKTVIEIAIEMNELAERARQRKSKLEEMQGGTFTVSNLGGIGGTSFTPIVNPPEVAILGISRARVEPVYVDGQFVPRTLLPLSLSYDHRVIDGADAARFTRFLVEALEQPFLLFLEA from the coding sequence ATGCCAACTGAATTCAAGTTGCCTGTACTCGCGGAGAACGTCGACAAGGTCACTGTCACGAAGGTGTTCGTGGCCGTGGGCGACACCGTTGCGAAGGATCAAACGGTCCTCGAGATCGAGACCGATAAGGCTGCCGCGGAGGTTCCATCCAGCGTATCCGGGACTGTCACCGAGATTCGTGCAAAGGAAGGCGCGACCCTGCGCGTTGGCGATGTGGTGCTTGTTGTAAAGGAAGACGGCGCGGTGAAAGCAGCCGCACCGGCGGTGAGCGCGCCCGTGAAACCTGAACCTGCACCGGCGGCGAAGCGCGCTCCCTCCCCCGCGCCCGCGCCAAAAGTCGCGGCACCTGCGCAAAAGGTAAGCGTGGTTCCTGCTGCACCGGCGCCATCGCAAGAAGTCGCAGCGGAAGAGCCGGCCGCACAGGTCGAGGAGGGTGCTGAGGCGCGCATCATACGTGGCGGAGGTGTGCCTGTCCCTGCGTCGCCGTCGGTAAGGCGCTTGGCTCGCGAGATTGGCGTAGACATCAACCAAGTGCCAGGTTCTGGTCCCGAAGGGCGCGTGTCGCTCGAAGATGTGAAGGCATTTGCCCGGCTGGTGAATACCGACGTTCGCGGCGTTTCGCCCCGCATGGCCGCCGGAAGCGTTCCGCTTCCCGATTTCACACGCTGGGGAGATATCGAACGTCAAGCCATGAACAGCGTGCGGCGTCGCACGGCCGAGAACATGGCGTCGGCGTGGGTGACCATTCCGCATGTCACGCAGTTCGACAAGGTCGACATCACGCAAATCGAGCAACTGCGCAAGCAATACGGCAAGCGCAGCGAAGCTGCGGGCGCGAAGTTGACGGTCACCGCGATCATCGTCAAAGTGCTTGCCACAGCGCTGAAAAAGTTCCCGCAATTCAATTCCAGCGTTGATATGGAAAACAACGAGATCGTTTTCAAGAAATACGTGAACATCGGCGTAGCGGTGGATACGGACCGAGGCTTGCTGGTCCCTGTCATTCACAACGTCGACCAGAAAACGGTTATTGAGATCGCAATCGAGATGAACGAACTCGCGGAACGCGCGCGTCAGCGGAAAAGCAAACTGGAAGAGATGCAGGGCGGGACTTTCACCGTCAGCAATCTTGGCGGAATCGGCGGCACGTCGTTCACGCCCATTGTCAATCCGCCCGAGGTAGCGATCCTGGGCATCTCTCGCGCACGGGTCGAACCCGTCTACGTCGACGGCCAGTTCGTGCCGCGCACGTTGCTGCCCTTGTCGTTGTCGTACGATCACCGCGTTATCGACGGCGCGGATGCCGCGCGGTTCACGCGCTTCTTAGTCGAAGCGCTTGAGCAACCGTTCTTGTTGTTCCTGGAGGCATAA